One part of the Gemmatimonadaceae bacterium genome encodes these proteins:
- a CDS encoding FkbM family methyltransferase — protein MKTEFSFTLTAPGGQHKLTYLLDATQMSQRFMLNDFAEGRLYESETSNFIGAILQPGDTFIDIGAHVGYFSMLASHLVGPTGTVFSFEPDANNFADLLEHIEVNGATNVRPIHMAVGATPAIAEFFVNADNDGGHALWEVGRHPFNEQSRQGPPRTRKVFVTSLDQFFAERDMSRLRAIKIDAEGAEFAILVGARQLLRRHHVPFVIAEVNRFGLESMGASERLLRGVMTDQGYETYLFQPGRTFVQRITPDQTPETNSVFNLLFRHPEAPAVAA, from the coding sequence ATGAAGACCGAGTTCTCCTTCACGCTCACCGCACCCGGTGGACAGCACAAGCTGACCTACCTGCTCGATGCCACTCAGATGAGTCAGCGCTTCATGCTCAATGACTTCGCGGAAGGGCGCCTCTACGAATCCGAGACCAGCAACTTCATCGGCGCGATCCTGCAGCCGGGCGACACGTTCATCGACATCGGCGCGCACGTCGGCTACTTCTCGATGCTGGCCTCGCACCTCGTGGGCCCGACCGGCACCGTGTTCTCGTTCGAGCCGGACGCGAACAACTTTGCCGACCTCCTCGAGCACATCGAGGTGAACGGCGCCACCAACGTGCGCCCGATCCACATGGCGGTCGGCGCCACGCCGGCCATCGCCGAGTTCTTCGTGAACGCCGACAACGATGGGGGCCACGCGCTCTGGGAAGTGGGCCGACACCCCTTCAATGAACAGTCGCGCCAGGGACCGCCGCGCACCCGCAAGGTCTTCGTCACGTCCCTCGACCAGTTCTTCGCGGAGCGTGACATGAGCCGGCTCCGCGCGATCAAGATCGACGCGGAAGGCGCCGAGTTCGCGATCCTCGTCGGCGCGCGCCAACTCCTCAGGCGGCACCATGTGCCATTCGTGATCGCCGAGGTCAATCGCTTTGGTCTGGAGTCGATGGGCGCGAGCGAGCGCCTGCTGCGCGGCGTCATGACCGACCAGGGCTACGAGACATACCTCTTCCAGCCCGGTCGCACGTTCGTGCAGCGCATCACGCCCGACCAGACGCCCGAGACGAACTCGGTGTTCAACCTCCTGTTCCGTCACCCCGAAGCGCCGGCGGTCGCCGCGTGA
- a CDS encoding response regulator, whose product MKFLVVDDSATMRRILVNSLQRIGYTECVEAADGKEALDRCDASIQFIITDWNMPNMSGLEFAKALRANGVTTPILMVTTRSVREDIMAAIQAGVNTYIVKPFTPQVLKEKVDAVLAGQSAAA is encoded by the coding sequence ATGAAGTTCCTGGTCGTTGACGATTCCGCCACGATGCGCCGGATCCTCGTGAACTCACTGCAGCGCATCGGCTACACCGAGTGTGTCGAGGCCGCGGATGGGAAGGAGGCGCTCGATCGCTGCGACGCATCCATTCAGTTCATCATCACCGACTGGAACATGCCCAACATGTCCGGCCTGGAGTTCGCCAAGGCGCTGCGTGCGAATGGTGTCACCACGCCGATCCTCATGGTCACCACGCGCAGCGTACGCGAAGACATCATGGCGGCGATCCAGGCCGGGGTGAACACCTACATCGTGAAGCCCTTCACGCCGCAGGTGCTCAAGGAAAAGGTCGACGCCGTGCTGGCCGGACAGTCCGCGGCGGCGTAA
- the fliD gene encoding flagellar filament capping protein FliD gives MSDPIGSFSGLSSGFQWRDMVDQIMAIEKQRRLDPVTARQALAKSRVDAWSSYQGLVTRFRDAVRAVRDSAAFAKFSTSGGTSASTGRTLLTSSASVGASPGTYAVEVLDLARANKLSGNIVASATTALGITGEFSVNGQKVTVVATDTLSMVRDKISALNTGTNATGVTASVLSTGGAEHRLVLSADATGARGIELVDDTSGTLQALGVVDSTKSLNIGADGGVQSYRVSSATAAIATMLGVSFPPPSTIEIGGRVITVDLSVDSLSAIAARIMAAGGNASVVSETVNGKTDHRLVTSDTVSASTVDGQRTLEVLGLMKGGRSGVTQVITSENTYTDAGGANAVASTLLSDLRVAGNPLGFVSGDTISIGGKRGDGSAVAMSLTVGAGDTMQTLVNRINDATSGFGAGTRSATASIVNGKIVLTDSAAGDSQLALTITGTRAADSSIVNLGRQLTSTVGRQREVVKGTDAQARIDGVVIQRASNTITDAVAGLTLALQQAEVGTVTSITVDRDTAAVAKTLGEVATAYNELLKFRTEQSKEKAPLRLNATLRGSLGSLTGQLLNDVAGLTGAFKRAGNAGLALQSDGTLRLDTDALTKALQSSFSDVVTLFTTGGATTNGSLSYFVSTAKSIPGTYAVDITQAATTAVATGAGFSGTYVDDGTADTLTITDSSSGVTGNVSLANGDTIDTIVTRLNTLFTSNKMAVTASKSGNDLVLTGARYGSGATFTVAYTAGGADSTGQLGIAAGPFAGTDVAGTIGGLAATGSGQVLTGNQGGVTEGLAVTWTGTTTGAVGDIAFTLGVGGMLGNAADLVIDANGPITAQRDALDRNITDLQVRADTVQQSLDRRRQALVKQFVEMERAISRIQQQGSALSSFITSMQAQANN, from the coding sequence ATGTCGGACCCCATCGGCTCATTCAGCGGACTCTCCAGCGGCTTTCAGTGGCGCGACATGGTCGACCAGATCATGGCCATCGAAAAGCAGCGGCGGCTGGACCCGGTCACCGCGCGCCAGGCGCTCGCCAAGTCGCGCGTCGATGCGTGGAGCAGCTATCAGGGTCTCGTCACCAGGTTCCGCGACGCGGTCCGTGCCGTGCGCGACAGCGCCGCCTTTGCGAAGTTCAGCACGAGTGGCGGCACGTCGGCGAGCACCGGGCGCACGCTGCTCACCTCCAGCGCGTCGGTCGGCGCCAGCCCCGGCACCTATGCGGTGGAGGTGCTCGACCTCGCGCGCGCCAACAAGCTGAGCGGCAACATCGTCGCGAGCGCCACCACCGCGCTCGGCATCACCGGGGAGTTCTCGGTCAACGGGCAGAAGGTCACCGTCGTCGCCACCGATACACTGTCGATGGTGCGTGACAAGATCAGCGCGCTCAATACCGGCACCAACGCAACCGGCGTCACCGCCAGCGTGCTCAGTACCGGTGGTGCCGAACACCGTCTCGTGCTCAGCGCCGACGCCACCGGCGCCCGCGGGATCGAGTTGGTCGACGACACCAGCGGCACGCTGCAGGCCCTGGGCGTGGTGGACAGCACCAAGTCACTCAATATCGGCGCAGACGGTGGCGTCCAGAGCTACCGCGTCTCATCCGCGACCGCGGCCATCGCCACCATGCTCGGCGTCTCGTTCCCGCCGCCGAGCACCATCGAGATCGGTGGACGGGTCATCACGGTGGACCTCTCCGTCGACTCGCTCTCGGCCATTGCCGCGCGTATCATGGCGGCTGGTGGCAATGCCAGCGTCGTGTCGGAGACCGTCAATGGCAAGACTGACCACCGACTCGTCACCAGCGACACCGTTTCCGCGTCGACCGTCGACGGACAGCGCACGCTCGAAGTCCTCGGCCTGATGAAGGGTGGCCGCTCGGGCGTGACCCAGGTCATCACCAGCGAAAACACCTACACCGACGCAGGCGGTGCCAACGCCGTCGCGTCGACGCTCCTTTCGGATCTGCGTGTCGCGGGCAACCCGCTGGGATTCGTCAGCGGCGACACCATCAGCATCGGCGGGAAGCGCGGCGACGGCAGCGCCGTTGCCATGAGCCTCACCGTGGGCGCCGGCGACACCATGCAGACGCTGGTCAATCGTATCAACGACGCCACGTCCGGCTTTGGGGCCGGCACGCGCTCGGCGACGGCCTCCATCGTGAACGGGAAGATCGTCCTCACCGACAGCGCCGCTGGTGACTCGCAGCTCGCGCTCACCATCACCGGGACACGGGCCGCCGATTCCAGCATCGTCAACCTGGGCCGCCAGCTCACGTCCACCGTGGGCCGTCAGCGTGAGGTCGTGAAGGGCACCGATGCTCAGGCTCGCATCGACGGTGTTGTCATCCAGCGAGCCAGCAACACCATCACCGACGCCGTCGCCGGTCTCACTCTCGCGCTGCAGCAGGCCGAAGTCGGCACCGTCACCAGCATCACCGTCGACCGCGACACGGCCGCGGTGGCCAAGACGCTCGGTGAAGTCGCGACGGCCTACAACGAACTCCTCAAGTTCCGCACCGAGCAGTCGAAGGAGAAGGCGCCGCTTCGCCTCAACGCGACCCTGCGCGGCTCGCTCGGTTCGCTCACCGGACAGCTGCTCAACGACGTCGCCGGCCTGACCGGTGCCTTCAAGCGCGCCGGCAACGCCGGGCTCGCCCTGCAATCCGACGGCACGCTCAGGCTCGACACCGACGCCCTCACCAAGGCGCTCCAGTCCAGCTTCTCCGACGTCGTGACGCTGTTCACGACCGGTGGCGCCACGACCAACGGATCGCTCAGCTACTTCGTGTCGACCGCGAAGAGCATCCCCGGAACCTACGCCGTCGACATCACGCAGGCGGCGACCACCGCCGTCGCGACCGGCGCCGGTTTCTCAGGCACCTATGTCGATGACGGCACGGCTGACACGCTGACCATCACCGATTCGTCGAGCGGCGTCACCGGCAACGTGTCGCTCGCCAACGGCGACACCATCGACACCATCGTCACCAGGCTCAACACGCTCTTCACCAGCAACAAGATGGCGGTGACGGCGTCGAAGAGCGGGAATGACCTCGTGCTCACCGGCGCCCGCTACGGGAGTGGCGCCACCTTCACCGTGGCATACACGGCCGGAGGAGCAGACAGCACGGGACAGTTGGGGATCGCGGCAGGCCCCTTCGCCGGGACCGACGTGGCCGGAACCATCGGCGGGCTCGCGGCCACCGGATCCGGCCAGGTGCTCACCGGCAATCAGGGCGGTGTGACCGAAGGCCTCGCGGTGACGTGGACCGGAACGACCACCGGCGCGGTCGGCGACATCGCCTTCACCCTTGGCGTCGGCGGCATGCTCGGCAACGCCGCGGATCTCGTCATCGATGCCAACGGCCCGATCACGGCCCAGCGCGACGCGCTCGACCGGAACATCACGGATCTGCAGGTCCGTGCCGATACTGTCCAGCAGTCGCTCGACCGTCGTCGACAGGCCCTCGTCAAGCAGTTCGTCGAGATGGAACGGGCGATCAGCCGCATTCAGCAGCAGGGATCGGCGCTCTCGAGCTTCATCACCTCGATGCAGGCTCAGGCCAACAACTAG
- the fliS gene encoding flagellar export chaperone FliS, whose translation MSYAAVARQGSRYREAEVASASPGQLVLIIYDHVLVNLARARLRAGDVDGSARSEALDRARAGVTELLVTLDREKGGEIAGNLASLYTFWLSELSVLGVKPKVERLDAISAMVTDLRAAFAEAMTLATPVTSRAVS comes from the coding sequence ATGTCGTACGCCGCGGTTGCCAGGCAGGGATCCCGCTATCGCGAAGCCGAAGTCGCTTCCGCGTCGCCGGGACAGCTCGTCCTCATCATCTACGACCACGTGCTCGTGAACCTGGCGCGTGCCAGGCTCCGGGCCGGTGACGTCGACGGCAGCGCGCGCAGCGAGGCGCTCGATCGTGCGCGCGCCGGCGTGACCGAGCTGCTCGTCACGCTCGATCGCGAAAAGGGCGGCGAGATCGCCGGCAATCTTGCGTCACTCTACACGTTCTGGCTCTCGGAGCTGTCGGTGCTTGGGGTCAAGCCGAAGGTCGAGCGCCTCGACGCCATCAGCGCCATGGTCACCGACCTGCGCGCCGCCTTTGCCGAGGCGATGACCCTGGCGACGCCCGTGACGTCGCGCGCGGTGTCATGA
- a CDS encoding tetratricopeptide repeat protein: MTKTAHSPRTSDAAFDRAVQQHLAGHTAVAADLYRQALDDDPSHTAAANNLGAILAARGQRAEAEALFRRATSVEPDYGEALNNLGILLAEGGDHDEANRCFERATALEPGRAGWHNNHGNTLIELFRFPDAVAAFDRAIALSPDDADVWSNRGIALRGMREEAEAIRSLARAVELDPSHLNALSNLGVVLKEARRYDDATRAFERAITVAPDNAAILANFASVFERTGEHDRVRHWAQRAIDADPGYAESWNLLANVAMESGNFAEAEALYERVRSTDPENRNANWNLALLWLLQGDFVRGWPQFEWRKRLQSVVFDHGDYGPNAWQGDPLDGRTILLHSEQGIGDAIQFVRYAPVLKDRGAGRVVVEAPFPIVPLLAAARGVDAVVARGAALPRYDVHANLMSLPGLVGTTIETVPADIPYLDVEPRATSALVAAPPDRLKVGIVWAGNPGHARDFLRSAPLTAFADLARVPGTAFFSLQKGAEPERQLAQLPGRTIEDLAPGLVDFRDTAAAIQALDLVITVDTSVAHLAGALGVPTWLLLPHVPDFRWMLDRTDSPWYPSMRLFRQPTPRDWASVFAEVERELAKVATERVPAAAAAAAPIDIVTVTSTHVRDGRPFDVWVPLAELADERMFAEYEAELTGRAAHAEVRAFLVDLLQPGDALVDAAPGLGLVSVDVAASSVCSLRIVGEHGATARIGAMVSRRAPAARWSAYSSVSAATALPADGRLVVRLADTDVGTLRALFAAGAAIADVVVCDTTSSVAGVREFMEQGMHVFALSTVDGEVTLDPWTDGGSGALVAMSPMVLAALTAGEVPHQEVPETAHVPAPAAVPDVGSPTVGIDWELRSDTGWGIYGTNLALELLKDGRATPVVRAVGPMEVSPLVAARLAPLFAPAAPAAPDLVLCALGNRLAGADSFVAPAARRAGVVFFEDTVLGTDADAIASRFDLLVAGSTWNAEVLAANGIAHVVTVPQGIDPSIFHPAPRSGLFADRFVVFSGGKLEYRKGQDIVVAAFRRFVATHPDALLVAAWHNAWPQLIGDLDLAGHVEGLPQLNGDRLDLVPWLARNGVPAMNVIDVGRQPNAVMGQLVREADVALFPNRAEGGTNLVAMECMAAGVPTILAANTGHLDLVATGGCQPLTTQLQPPRPTRYFDGIEGWGESDVDEVVAALETAYTDRAAMCALAARGADAMTRWTWHHQVGALLDALTPLC, encoded by the coding sequence ATGACAAAGACCGCCCACTCGCCGCGGACCAGCGACGCGGCTTTCGACCGGGCGGTGCAGCAGCACCTCGCCGGTCACACTGCGGTCGCCGCCGACCTCTATCGCCAGGCGCTCGACGACGACCCCTCGCATACCGCCGCGGCCAATAACCTCGGCGCCATCCTCGCCGCGCGTGGCCAACGCGCCGAAGCCGAAGCGCTCTTTCGGCGCGCGACCAGCGTCGAGCCCGACTACGGCGAGGCCCTCAACAACCTGGGCATCCTCCTCGCCGAAGGCGGCGACCACGACGAGGCCAATCGATGCTTCGAACGCGCCACCGCGCTCGAACCCGGGCGCGCCGGGTGGCACAACAATCACGGCAACACGCTGATCGAGCTGTTCCGCTTTCCCGATGCGGTCGCCGCGTTCGATCGCGCGATCGCCCTCTCGCCCGACGACGCGGACGTCTGGAGCAATCGCGGCATCGCGCTGCGCGGGATGCGCGAGGAGGCCGAGGCGATCCGCTCGCTCGCACGCGCCGTCGAGCTCGATCCATCGCACCTGAATGCCCTCAGCAACCTCGGCGTCGTGCTCAAGGAAGCGCGCCGCTACGACGACGCCACGCGCGCGTTCGAACGGGCGATCACCGTCGCCCCCGACAACGCGGCGATCCTCGCAAACTTCGCCTCGGTCTTCGAGCGCACCGGCGAACATGACCGCGTGCGACATTGGGCCCAGCGCGCCATCGACGCCGATCCCGGCTACGCCGAGTCCTGGAACCTGCTCGCCAACGTCGCCATGGAGTCCGGCAACTTCGCCGAGGCCGAGGCGTTGTACGAACGCGTGCGATCGACGGATCCGGAGAATCGCAACGCGAACTGGAACCTCGCCCTCCTGTGGCTCCTCCAGGGCGACTTCGTACGCGGCTGGCCGCAGTTCGAATGGCGCAAGCGCCTCCAGTCCGTGGTGTTCGATCACGGCGACTACGGCCCGAATGCATGGCAGGGCGATCCGCTCGACGGCCGCACGATCCTTCTGCACTCCGAGCAGGGGATTGGCGACGCGATCCAGTTCGTTCGCTACGCGCCCGTGCTCAAGGACCGCGGCGCCGGCCGCGTCGTGGTGGAAGCGCCGTTCCCCATCGTGCCACTGCTCGCGGCCGCACGCGGGGTGGACGCGGTGGTCGCGCGTGGCGCCGCGCTGCCCAGATACGATGTCCACGCCAACCTCATGTCGCTGCCCGGCCTCGTCGGCACCACCATCGAGACCGTCCCCGCGGACATCCCGTATCTCGATGTGGAGCCGCGCGCGACGTCAGCGCTCGTCGCCGCACCGCCGGATCGACTCAAGGTCGGCATCGTCTGGGCAGGGAATCCGGGTCATGCGCGCGACTTCCTGCGCTCGGCGCCACTGACCGCCTTCGCTGACCTCGCGCGGGTTCCAGGCACCGCCTTCTTCTCGTTGCAGAAGGGCGCCGAGCCCGAACGGCAACTCGCCCAGCTGCCCGGTCGTACCATCGAAGATCTCGCACCGGGGCTCGTCGACTTCAGGGACACGGCAGCCGCGATCCAGGCGCTCGACCTCGTGATCACCGTCGACACGTCGGTGGCGCACCTCGCCGGGGCGCTCGGCGTCCCGACCTGGCTGCTCTTGCCTCACGTGCCGGACTTCCGCTGGATGCTCGATCGCACGGACTCGCCGTGGTATCCCTCCATGCGGCTCTTCAGGCAACCGACACCTCGCGACTGGGCCTCGGTGTTCGCCGAGGTGGAGCGCGAACTCGCGAAGGTGGCGACGGAGCGTGTGCCGGCGGCTGCAGCCGCCGCTGCCCCCATCGACATCGTCACGGTTACCTCGACGCACGTGCGCGACGGCCGGCCGTTCGACGTGTGGGTTCCCCTGGCTGAACTCGCCGACGAGCGCATGTTCGCCGAATACGAGGCCGAACTCACCGGGCGTGCGGCCCATGCCGAGGTGCGCGCGTTCCTGGTCGACCTGCTCCAGCCGGGCGACGCTCTCGTGGACGCTGCCCCGGGGCTCGGCCTCGTGAGTGTCGACGTGGCAGCGTCGTCGGTGTGCTCGCTGCGGATCGTTGGCGAGCATGGAGCGACCGCGCGCATCGGTGCCATGGTCTCCCGCAGGGCGCCGGCCGCGCGATGGTCGGCGTACTCGTCGGTGAGTGCCGCGACGGCGCTCCCCGCCGACGGGCGGCTCGTGGTGCGGCTCGCTGACACCGACGTGGGCACGCTTCGCGCGCTGTTCGCCGCGGGCGCGGCCATCGCCGACGTGGTCGTGTGCGACACGACATCGAGCGTCGCGGGTGTGCGTGAGTTCATGGAGCAGGGCATGCACGTCTTTGCGCTCTCGACGGTCGACGGCGAGGTCACGCTGGACCCATGGACCGACGGCGGTAGCGGCGCGCTGGTCGCCATGAGCCCGATGGTGCTCGCGGCGCTCACCGCGGGCGAGGTTCCGCATCAGGAGGTGCCCGAGACGGCTCACGTTCCCGCGCCAGCCGCCGTTCCGGATGTCGGGTCGCCGACCGTTGGGATCGACTGGGAGCTGCGCAGCGATACGGGCTGGGGCATCTATGGCACCAACCTCGCGCTCGAACTGCTCAAGGATGGTCGGGCGACTCCGGTCGTGCGCGCCGTGGGGCCGATGGAGGTGTCGCCCCTGGTGGCGGCACGCCTCGCGCCCCTGTTCGCGCCGGCAGCGCCGGCCGCGCCGGACCTCGTCCTGTGCGCGTTAGGCAATCGCCTCGCCGGCGCCGACAGCTTCGTCGCACCTGCCGCACGCCGCGCCGGTGTGGTGTTCTTCGAGGACACGGTGCTTGGCACGGACGCCGACGCCATCGCCTCCCGCTTCGACCTCCTGGTCGCCGGCTCCACCTGGAACGCCGAGGTCCTCGCTGCCAACGGGATCGCCCACGTGGTCACCGTACCACAGGGGATCGATCCCTCGATCTTTCACCCGGCGCCGCGCAGCGGACTCTTTGCCGACCGATTCGTGGTGTTCTCCGGCGGCAAGCTCGAATACCGCAAGGGGCAGGACATCGTAGTGGCCGCCTTTCGGCGCTTTGTGGCCACGCACCCGGACGCCCTCCTCGTCGCTGCGTGGCACAACGCGTGGCCGCAGCTGATCGGCGACCTCGACCTCGCCGGCCACGTGGAAGGACTGCCACAGCTCAACGGCGATCGCCTCGACCTCGTGCCATGGCTCGCCCGCAACGGCGTACCGGCCATGAACGTGATCGACGTCGGACGACAGCCGAATGCGGTCATGGGTCAGCTCGTGCGAGAGGCCGACGTGGCGCTGTTCCCCAATCGCGCCGAAGGCGGCACGAACCTCGTGGCCATGGAATGCATGGCCGCCGGCGTGCCCACGATCCTCGCGGCGAACACGGGCCACCTCGACCTCGTGGCCACGGGGGGCTGCCAGCCGCTGACCACGCAGCTGCAACCGCCGAGGCCGACGAGGTACTTCGACGGCATCGAGGGCTGGGGCGAGTCCGATGTGGACGAAGTCGTCGCTGCCCTCGAGACGGCCTACACGGACCGTGCCGCGATGTGCGCTCTTGCCGCCCGCGGCGCCGACGCCATGACCCGCTGGACCTGGCACCATCAGGTCGGCGCCTTGCTCGATGCGCTGACGCCCCTGTGCTGA
- a CDS encoding flagellin, with translation MRINTNVSALRAHGNLTRVNDDVSKSMAKLSSGFRITRAADDAAGLGIANVLRADIRALGQAARNSEQANSVLGIAEGATGTIQKMLERMKELAAQAASDSVDSAGRARITNEYQALRNEIDRTVATVKFQGNTLLNGAFGATIDSASTALATTTGVYDIKLSGASTGAYTLSSGGSVVTLSNGSVSQTLGVTAATKQTLNFTSLGITVDTTSAVGAATLAGNVTVGGGSGTFLVSASGQYSGNDAITITGSQLNLTSASLSVTADPTTLANAQTALSQIDTAITNANVAIGVIGALQSRIEIATENVRTSVQNFSAAESTIRDLDMAAEMTTFSKNQILQQAGTAMLAQANAAGQNVLTLLRG, from the coding sequence ATGAGGATCAACACGAACGTCAGCGCGCTGCGCGCCCACGGGAACCTCACCCGCGTGAACGATGATGTCTCGAAGTCCATGGCCAAGCTGTCCTCGGGCTTCCGCATCACTCGTGCTGCAGACGACGCTGCCGGTCTGGGTATCGCCAACGTCCTTCGCGCGGACATCCGTGCGCTCGGCCAGGCGGCCCGCAACTCGGAGCAGGCGAACTCGGTGCTGGGTATCGCCGAAGGCGCGACGGGCACGATCCAGAAGATGCTCGAGCGCATGAAGGAACTCGCCGCCCAGGCGGCGTCGGACAGCGTCGACTCGGCCGGCCGCGCCCGCATCACCAACGAGTACCAGGCGCTCCGCAACGAAATCGACCGTACCGTCGCCACCGTGAAGTTCCAGGGCAACACGCTGCTCAACGGTGCCTTCGGCGCGACGATCGACAGCGCTTCGACCGCGCTGGCCACCACCACCGGCGTCTACGACATCAAGCTGTCGGGCGCGTCGACGGGTGCCTACACGCTGTCGTCAGGCGGTAGCGTCGTCACGCTCTCCAACGGGTCGGTGTCGCAGACCCTCGGCGTCACGGCGGCGACCAAGCAGACGCTCAACTTCACCTCGCTCGGTATCACCGTCGACACGACGTCGGCCGTCGGTGCGGCCACCCTGGCGGGCAACGTCACCGTCGGTGGCGGCTCGGGTACGTTCCTCGTGTCCGCGTCGGGCCAGTACTCCGGCAATGACGCGATCACCATCACGGGCTCGCAGCTCAACCTGACGTCGGCAAGCCTGTCGGTCACCGCGGACCCGACGACCCTGGCGAACGCGCAGACCGCGCTCTCGCAGATCGACACGGCCATCACCAACGCCAACGTCGCCATCGGTGTCATCGGTGCGCTCCAGAGCCGTATCGAGATCGCCACGGAAAACGTCCGCACCTCGGTGCAGAACTTCTCGGCCGCCGAGAGCACGATCCGTGACCTCGACATGGCGGCGGAGATGACGACCTTCTCGAAGAACCAGATCCTGCAGCAGGCCGGTACCGCGATGCTCGCCCAGGCGAACGCCGCTGGCCAGAACGTGCTCACGCTGCTCCGCGGGTAA
- a CDS encoding flagellar biosynthesis anti-sigma factor FlgM, which translates to MKVNNGNQGPVRPERPREPGAPHILPVGEGCKKAPSAVERLDRVEISDAGRARAARVHPVATDAADRLAQIRRRVLEGAYNADAVVADVARRILDRGDA; encoded by the coding sequence ATGAAAGTGAACAACGGGAACCAGGGGCCGGTTCGACCCGAGCGTCCGCGCGAGCCGGGGGCGCCGCACATCCTGCCCGTCGGCGAGGGGTGCAAGAAGGCACCGTCAGCGGTGGAGCGCCTCGATCGCGTCGAGATATCGGATGCCGGCCGTGCACGCGCCGCCCGTGTTCATCCTGTGGCGACCGATGCGGCCGACCGCCTCGCCCAGATCCGCCGGCGCGTCCTCGAAGGTGCCTACAATGCTGATGCCGTCGTGGCCGATGTCGCCCGGCGCATCCTCGATCGCGGCGACGCGTAA
- the fliW gene encoding flagellar assembly protein FliW gives MTASTVEPSVLPVHSELLGTLPVPSDQVVEFSEGLYGFPEARRFALLPTPREGLFWLQSVEHSALVFLLVDPFPVFPHYHLELGDADKARLGTGSGEDILVLSIVTMGEAGQPCTANLHAPLLFNARLGQAHQSIRTDDGFSMREAFAL, from the coding sequence ATGACCGCGAGCACCGTGGAACCCTCCGTCCTTCCCGTGCACTCCGAACTGCTCGGCACGCTCCCGGTGCCGAGCGACCAGGTCGTCGAGTTCAGCGAGGGACTCTACGGCTTTCCCGAGGCGCGCCGCTTTGCGCTCCTCCCCACACCGCGCGAGGGGCTCTTCTGGCTCCAGTCGGTCGAACACTCGGCGCTCGTCTTCCTGCTCGTCGATCCGTTCCCCGTCTTCCCGCACTATCACCTGGAACTCGGCGACGCCGACAAGGCACGCCTCGGCACCGGCAGCGGTGAAGACATCCTCGTCCTCTCGATCGTGACCATGGGCGAGGCCGGACAGCCGTGCACCGCCAACCTGCACGCGCCCCTGCTCTTCAACGCCCGACTCGGCCAGGCGCATCAGTCGATTCGCACCGACGACGGATTCAGCATGCGCGAAGCCTTCGCGCTCTAG